One window of the Hemitrygon akajei chromosome 5, sHemAka1.3, whole genome shotgun sequence genome contains the following:
- the LOC140727431 gene encoding uncharacterized protein — translation MIFDKKLLQSEERTKNERFSCSESLNRKWSCVYSNKYELFFDDGRGCLENRENLRDAFSDAEDYLDQGLVSARRCASRTSSVGSWSENFRPSFTEKLKFKSVMEGEQATFKCKMVASPAPKVAWFHNNRPIRKDSRKIIKTESTMHIHSSSLEINNVEEKDSGSYKIFAINSEGSAESTASLLVALKEEQNENYLNFVKRSVLAHKSIDSLVKNRNARLKVDLRHVGSPFDKKHEINGALQKKSSTRSKLVRTMYFESPFTATKHKDLAVSRSAKVYSPRLCGMILDKESLIDEDIRIKLHLLREAKRKKRFSLALSEASFDLGTATEDYSHGYLDRERSRSVGDLDCMNCERGKSYLVQEQIQSSGEYFLKQPLEFQQKMEQVIGLTAEKRELKSTTGEYIIEESCGTIGTNSLREQFLKGGPSQETEELHENQYWLEAEESGECYLQKDYDTRKEAKSQLCEEPHVPTDQLFGECISVQKDLQSKHLRETSDVFISGINKTKAFRETEVIKQAAQFEDSECAEILLKEKEVSTPVKQTWLEIKEPENKYKLKKNIDVISNKRTGSFQDSLARKTEYFHSLFDHSKATEKYESSFTEKEDITREYTQNLIPSSFPDKNISVLVSTPLDANAVEINKTSGKCETKKDPAVTSDKLTGSTFLKQMSGFDCRAVDQTKSASKENEATRIIDINENVLQNEGKTKLKTLVPSTLSEKKEISSFISSLTKDAPEDVKHILYKSQEINYETALEAWPERCLRNQNDLLVQKAGVAHEVSDDSPSEMIDFDHINQKETQYEEEITDSIHLMRHSPLTAKTREASAIFRPVIKQFSGEIKQPPKESEVHEEDELAPEQSCRNFIHVGKCYPEARSEDGHEIQMADQSKLAVKQVDVIGVPKISPNEQYEGKVKDFTLILEPSDLQNKDTFLKETAAEMREPPYKSEVNEGDKKHPDHFAGSFVSAMRELVTEKSEEDIETFNICTPVVKSAFQTIKPSLSDQKDVSTPLSTCEPTEDYKPADVQQCGNLFQARRGFLLGKLDENHQMYFQSLKTGKEAEVIYEDKIRQKESQSEAAVLNSTWMVKTSSLSEDKETSVYTSSLKKQSPVDTRVSPCNFDFEEDHMKALRSVTSIDKEVPKEKLEVVEIIPYKSALTETAMINRSEIGQKHQWEIEGPSYTVNLNQTVETPNLKGQKQAPESFSSFMKEAPAEEQHHKFIDLKESPEAETPSDKHDNHCPPVIFHYITSPKIKQGAPCVLECQFHGNPQPTVIWYKDEHPIPQNRDYDIYSTENKSLLTISCTCKEHEGIYSCVIINQYGTATTTCVLTLQDTGPFEEPLETFNMHVIETLENYAEKENLDHQVEKEVESYFPTAPLIKSTLQIPNVLVPPPRPINLSILSSVVEIKITAPTPTPERDDKKRELFQLDEVESTGSSQEPSSQSTKHKFKFSFDVICEPPEVVKELDKICCTEGETVMFECVISGEPEPVVTWIQNDRVLTCDTNKYQFEESGGTYRLYINDVSESDVGNYTCIAKNKDGEAQSTSSLTLEPVMHSFIYHLKDIELSEDETESPVSSCLHNQIKMGQGEDIEQQCQKESSNNSLPFNSEKQIIHVDSEFGDFSLTTADGFSSKVSSLKEKRSEVVLDSLSSFENEFLSKSLPLREQSNEIVAESVTNFADDLSNKCPPLEVINNTTIINSDATGSKAEKITEETCSVSQYLRDLDKNRKLSEVQEMNKETEIKDMKCAFLEEIHEDSLLSEGGIKQVVESNKGELEKNTSEMELSNSVFQKNSCDIGEDSVETFSKKDEASENISIAQYLLTAREEEAPIHDWENNEAFQHDDSGITSMEVEEVTFSAVYDYYNQNEEWIRSLSPESEMSIEISSTISDEIAENERFYTPPLASENFRSVVSAESFHTPPQSPGFVTPEERLPSLNVVGRSPNYELERFYTPPDHFRSPIDEGIETTPIECSSVSTEEQRLEAFSTPPQEAEAKGNEMPPAFIKPLTRKRIHEGGSLTFITEVIGCPIPDVKWYRRKSLLEQNHKIRVEREGNLCILVIHNMQREDEGEYICNAVNIVGEAKSIAQVDVLAQDAKLVALPPPVTHQHVIEFDVQQEQTSRSPSPQEILLEVELDEHEVKEFEKQIKIITIPEFTPDNKNMIISLDVLPVMFADEYNVDLTAKENEDVKIDLEVTEMPPRFTSYIFDLDIPENTDAVFECSVTGIPPPEITWFKDDLHITVDGRKYIRKDNSNHSLKITNVCPSDNGIYSCKLVNSVGEATCRGYLAVTNSNMALTKASGRAVAALSLAGAHERSQELDVVVGDSSPDVNHVSEFEVEFDFEQGRDESQKSVKLVAVTEKGNKEKGEKCVNINFDVFAEPAKDETIQFKAEASETCSFEFQVTEIPPKFVISLLDCNTAIGNTASFQCYVTGTPKPSISWYFNDRILEGTNYIIGEKDSGQHYLNIVDVTESNAGVYKCKAVNKAGNAVTCAVLKVFYP, via the exons ATGATTTTTGACAAGAAATTGCTACAGTCTGAAGAAAGAACAAAGAACGAGCGATTTTCCTGCTCAGAATCTTTAAACAGAAAATGGTCTTGCGTTTATTCGAACAAATATG AATTATTTTTTGATGATGGGAGAGGATGTCTGGAAAACAGAGAAAACCTGCGAGATGCATTTTCTGATGCTGAAGATTATTTAGATCAAGGTCTTGTTTCTGCTAGACGTTGTGCAAGCAGAACCTCTTCTGTAGGTTCATGGTCTGAAAATTTCAGGCCATCATTTACAGAAAAGCTGAAATTCAAATCTGTAATGGAAGGAGAGCAAGCTACTTTTAAATGTAAAATGGTAGCCAGCCCAGCACCAAAAGTAGCATGGTTTCATAACAACAGACCTATTCGTAAAGATTCAAGAAAGATTattaaaacagaaagcacaatGCACATTCATAGTTCAAGTTTAGAAATCAATAACGTAGAAGAGAAGGATTCTGGAAGTTACAAAATATTTGCAATTAACTCAGAGGGATCGGCAGAGTCAACTGCATCTTTACTTGTTGCACTTAAAGAGGAGCAAAATGAAAACTATCTGAATTTTGTGAAAAGATCTGTACTGGCTCACAAAAGCATAGACTCCTTAGTTAAAAATCGGAATGCAAGACTTAAAGTTGATCTTAGACACGTCGGGTCTCCCTTTGATAAAAAGCATGAGATTAATGGAGCTTTGCAAAAGAAGTCAAGTACTAGAAGCAAATTGGTGCGTACTATGTATTTTGAAAGTCCATTTACTGCAACTAAACATAAAGATCTTGCTGTTAGTAGGTCTGCTAAGGTATACTCACCTAGGTTATGTGGAATGATTCTCGACAAAGAGAGCTTGATTGATGAAGACATTAGGATTAAACTGCATCTTTTACGTGAAGCTAAAAGGAAAAAGAGATTTTCTCTTGCACTGTCTGAAGCTTCATTTGACCTAGGAACAGCAACTGAAGACTACAGCCATGGTTATTTAGACAGAGAGCGCAGCAGAAGTGTGGGAGACCTTGACTGCATGAATTGTGAACGTGGTAAATCTTACTTAGTGCAAGAGCAGATACAGTCTTCTGGTGAATACTTCCTGAAACAGCCTCTTGAATTTCAACAAAAAATGGAACAGGTAATAGGACTTACTGCAGAGAAAAGAGAATTAAAAAGTACCACTGGAGAATATATAATTGAAGAATCTTGTGGAACAATAGGTACAAACTCATTAAGAGAGCAATTCCTGAAAGGTGGTCCATCCCAAGAAACAGAAGAGTTGCATGAAAATCAATATTGGTTGGAAGCAGAGGAATCTGGTGAATGTTATCTTCAGAAAGACTATGATACAAGAAAAGAAGCAAAGAGTCAACTTTGTGAAGAACCACATGTACCTACTGATCAACTGTTTGGAGAATGTATTAGTGTGCAGAAGGATTTACAATCAAAACATTTGAGAGAGACATCTGATGTTTTTATATCTGGAATCAATAAAACAAAGGCATTCAGGGAAACTGAGGTAATTAAACAAGCAGCACAATTTGAAgatagtgagtgtgcagagattttattgaaggaaaaggaggTTTCAACACCAGTAAAGCAAACTTGGCTGGAGATAAAAGAACCTGAAAATAAATATAAGCTCAAGAAAAATATTGATGTAATTTCCAATAAGAGGACTGGAAGTTTTCAGGACTCACTTGCAAGGAAAACTGAATATTTTCATTCTCTGTTTGACCACTCTAAAGCAACAGAAAAATATGAATCTAGTTTCACTGAAAAGGAAGACATTACAAGAGAGTACACACAAAATCTgattccttcttcctttccagatAAAAACATCTCAGTCCTTGTCAGTACACCTTTGGATGCTAATGCAGTTGAAATAAACAAAACCTCAGGTAAATGTGAAACCAAAAAAGATCCTGCTGTTACTTCTGACAAATTAACTGGAAGCACCTTCCTAAAGCAGATGTCTGGATTTGATTGCAGAGCTGTTGACCAAACAAAATCTGCTTCCAAAGAAAATGAGGCAACAagaatcattgatataaatgaaaaTGTGCTACAGAATGAAGGTAAAACTAAACTAAAGACACTGGTGCCTTCTACTTTATCAGAGAAGAAAGAAATTTCAAGTTTTATTAGTTCCTTGACTAAAGATGCACCGGAAGATGTAAAACACATTCTATATAAAAGTCAGGAGATAAACTATGAAACAGCTCTGGAAGCATGGCCTGAAAGATGCTTGAGAAATCAAAATGATTTACTAGTACAGAAAGCAGGAGTTGCTCACGAAGTATCTGATGACTCTCCATCAGAGATGATTGATTTTGATCATATCAATCAGAAAGAAACCCAATATGAAGAAGAGATTACAGATTCTATCCATTTAATGAGACATTCTCCTTTGACAGCAAAGACAAGAGAAGCATCAGCCATATTTAGGCCAGTGATAAAGCAATTTTCAGGAGAAATAAAACAGCCTCCAAAGGAGTCTGAGGTTCATGAAGAAGATGAGCTGGCACCTGAACAAAGTTGCAGAAATTTTATTCACGTGGGAAAGTGCTATCCCGAAGCAAGATCTGAAGATGGCCATGAAATTCAGATGGCTGATCAATCCAAGTTAGCAGTAAAACAAGTAGATGTGATTGGTGTGCCTAAAATTAGTCCAAATGAACAGTATGAAGGCAAGGTTAAAGACTTCACTTTAATTTTGGAACCCTCTGATTTGCAGAACAAAGATACATTCCTAAAAGAAACAGCAGCTGAAATGAGGGAACCTCCATATAAATCTGAAGTTAATGAAGGTGATAAGAAACATCCTGACCACTTTGCTGGTAGTTTTGTTAGTGCAATGAGAGAGCTTGTAACAGAAAAATCTGAAGAGGACATTGAAACATTCAATATTTGCACCCCTGTGGTTAAAAGTGCATTCCAAACAATAAAGCCATCTTTATCTGATCAAAAAGATGTGTCAACCCCTTTAAGTACATGTGAACCCACGGAAGACTATAAGCCAGCTGATGTGCAGCAGTGTGGAAATTTGTTCCAAGCACGAAGAGGATTTTTACTGGGGAAACTTGATGAAAATCATCAAATGTATTTCCAGTCCTTAAAAACAGGAAAAGAAGCTGAGGTGATTTATGAAGATAAAATAAGACAGAAAGAATCACAATCTGAAGCAGCAGTTCTAAATTCCACGTGGATGGTGAAGACTTCCTCTTTATCAGAGGACAAGGAAACTTCAGTTTATACAAGCTCCTTGAAAAAACAATCACCAGTAGACACAAGAGTTTCTCCTTGCAACTTTGATTTTGAGGAAGACCACATGAAAGCTTTGAGAAGTGTTACCAGCATCGACAAAGAAGTTCCAAAAGAGAAACTGGAAGTTGTCGAAATAATACCCTATAAATCGGCACTCACAGAGACAGCAATGATTAATAGATCTGAAATTGGTCAGAAACATCAATGGGAAATTGAAGGCCCTTCTTATACTGTGAACCTCAACCAAACAGTGGAAACACCTAACTTAAAAGGACAAAAACAGGCTCCAGAGTCATTCAGTTCATTCATGAAAGAGGCACCAGCAGAAGAGCAACATCATAAATTTATAGATCTGAAAGAATCCCCAGAAGCAGAGACTCCTTCCGATAAACATGACAACCATTGTCCACCAGTAATTTTTCACTATATTACATCTCCTAAAATAAAGCAAGGAGCGCCTTGTGTGCTTGAATGTCAATTTCATGGGAACCCACAACCTACTGTAATTTGGTACAAGGATGAGCATCCAATTCCACAAAATAGGGATTATGATATCTACTCCACAGAAAATAAATCCTTGTTGACTATTAGCTGTACATGCAAAGAACATGAAGGAATTTATTCATGCGTGATTATCAACCAGTATGGTACTGCAACAACAACTTGCGTCCTTACAttacaag ATACTGGACCATTTGAAGAACCTTTGGAAACATTTAATATGCATGTGATAGAAACACTAGAGAACTATGCTGAAAAAGAAAATCTGGACCATCAGGTTGAAAAGGAGGTTGAGTCTTATTTTCCAACAGCTCCACTAATAAAATCCACACTGCAAATACCGAATGTTTTGGTACCCCCACCACGTCCAATAAATTTATCTATTCTTTCATCTGTTGTTGAAATTAAAATAACTGCTCCAACTCCAACACCAGAGCGAGATGACAAAAAGAGGGAGTTATTTCAATTAGACGAGGTTGAATCGACAGGTTCATCTCAAGAACCCTCCTCTCAATCTACAAAACATAAATTTAAGTTTTCGTTTGACGTAATTTGTGAACCTCCAGAAGTTGTAAAGGAGTTAGATAAGATTTGTTGTACAGAAGGAGAAACAGTGATGTTTGAATGTGTAATTTCTGGTGAGCCAGAACCTGTTGTTACGTGGATTCAAAATGATAGAGTTTTAACTTGTGATACAAACAAATACCAATTTGAAGAGAGTGGAGGAACTTATAGATTGTATATTAATGATGTTTCAGAATCTGATGTGGGGAACTACACGTGCATAGCTAAAAATAAGGATGGGGAAGCACAGAGTACATCTAGTCTCACACTAGAACCAGTAATGCATAGTTTCATTTACCATCTGAAAGATATTGAGTTATCTGAAGATGAAACAGAATCACCTGTTAGCAGCTGTTTACATAATCAAATTAAAATGGGCCAGGGTGAAGATATTGAGCAGCAATGTCAGAAAGAAAGCAGCAATAATTCTCTTCCATTTAATTCAGAAAAACAAATCATTCATGTTGATTCTGAATTTGGTGATTTTTCTCTAACCACTGCAGATGGATTTTCAAGTAAAGTTTCATCTTTAAAGGAAAAGAGAAGTGAAGTTGTATTGGACTCATTGAGTTCTTTTGAAAATGAATTTTTAAGTAAAAGTTTACCTTTAAGAGAACAAAGTAATGAAATAGTTGCAGAATCAGTGACTAATTTTGCTGATGATCTTTCAAATAAATGTCCTCCTTTAGAAGTAATTAATAATACAACAATAATAAATTCAGATGCGACAGGGTCAAAAGCAGAGAAAATAACAGAAGAAACCTGTTCTGTCAGCCAATATTTACGTGATCTTGATAAAAATCGTAAGTTATCAGAAGTTCAGGAGATGAAtaaagaaacagaaataaaagaCATGAAGTGTGCATTTTTAGAAGAAATACATGAAGATAGTTTACTTTCAGAAGGTGGAATTAAGCAAGTTGTTGAAAGTAATAAAGGAGAATTAGAAAAAAATACCTCAGAGATGGAGTTAAGTAATTCAGTGTTTCAGAAAAACAGTTGTGACATTGGTGAAGATTCAGTGGAAACGTTTTCTAAGAAGGATGAGGCGAGTGAAAATATTTCCATTGCACAATATCTCCTTACTGCAAGAGAGGAAGAAGCACCAATTCATGATTGGGAAAACAATGAGGCCTTTCAGCATGATGACTCTGGGATTACTTCAATGGAAGTTGAAGAAGTAACATTTTCTGCTGTTTATGACTATTATAATCAAAATGAAGAATGGATACGGTCCCTTTCTCCTGAATCTGAAATGTCAATTGAAATTAGTAGCACAATTAGTGATGAAATAGCAGAAAATGAAAGATTTTATACACCGCCCTTGGCTTCAGAAAATTTCAGATCTGTTGTATCTGCAGAGTCATTTCATACACCACCTCAGTCACCTGGCTTTGTGACTCCAGAAGAAAGATTGCCATCACTTAACGTTGTGGGTAGATCTCCTAATTATGAACTAGAAAGATTTTACACGCCACCAGACCATTTTAGATCACCAATAGATGAAGGTATTGAAACAACACCTATTGAATGTTCAAGTGTCTCAACTGAAGAGCAAAGATTGGAGGCATTTTCAACTCCTCCACAAGAAGCTGAAGCTAAAGGAAATGAAATGCCTCCAGCATTTATTAAACCCCTTACTAGGAAAAGGATTCATGAAGGAGGCTCACTTACATTTATTACTGAAGTAATTGGTTGCCCAATTCCAGATGTGAAGTGGTATAGAAGAAAATCATTATTAGAGCAAAATCACAAAATTAGAGTAGAAAGGGAAGGAAATCTGTGCATTTTAGTGATCCATAACATGCAAAGAGAAGATGAAGGAGAGTATATTTGCAATGCTGTAAACATTGTAGGAGAAGCCAAAAGTATTGCTCAGGTGGATGTTTTAGCACAAGATGCAAAGTTAGTTGCATTGCCACCACCAGTGACACATCAACATGTGATAGAGTTTGATGTACAGCAAGAACAAACATCAAGATCTCCTTCACCTCAAGAAATACTTCTGGAAGTTGAACTTGATGAACATGAAGTGAAGGAATTTGAAAAACAGATTAAAATTATTACAATTCCTGAATTCACTCCTGACAATAAAAATATGATCATCTCACTCGATGTCCTCCCTGTGATGTTTGCTGATGAGTATAATGTAGATTTGACAGCAAAAGAAAATGAGGATGTGAAAATTGATTTAGAAGTCACTGAAATGCCCCCACGGTTTACTAGTTATATTTTTGATCTTGATATTCCAGAAAACACTGATGCAGTATTTGAATGTTCTGTGACAGGTATTCCTCCTCCAGAAATAACATGGTTCAAAGATGATTTGCATATAACTGTGGATGGTAGGAAATACATTAGAAAAGATAACTCAAATCATAGTCTTAAAATAACGAATGTTTGTCCTTCTGACAATGGCATATACAGTTGCAAGTTAGTGAATAGTGTTGGAGAAGCAACATGTAGAGGATATCTTGCAGTAACAAACTCAAACATGGCACTAACAAAAGCAAGTGGTAGAGCTGTAGCTGCTTTATCACTGGCTGGTGCTCATGAACGTTCACAGGAATTAGATGTTGTTGTTGGTGATTCTTCGCCAGATGTCAATCATGTTTCGGAATTTGAGGTTGAGTTTGATTTTGAGCAAGGCAGAGATGAATCTCAGAAATCCGTGAAACTTGTTGCTGTAACAGAGAAAGGAAATAAGGAAAAAGGAGAAAAATGCGTGAATATTAATTTTGATGTATTTGCGGAACCTGCCAAAGATGAGACAATTCAGTTTAAAGCGGAGGCTTCTGAAACATGTTCATTTGAATTTCAAGTAACAGAGATTCCACCCAAGTTTGTGATTTCTCTTCTTGACTGCAACACAGCCATAGGGAACACAGCGTCTTTTCAATGCTATGTAACTGGTACTCCAAAGCCAAGTATAAGTTGGTATTTCAATGACAGAATACTTGAAGGTACCAATTACATAATTGGGGAAAAAGATTCTGGGCAACATTATCTGAACATTgtagatgttacagaaagtaatgcTGGAGTCTACAAGTGCAAAGCTGTTAACAAAGCTGGAAATGCAGTTACATGTGCTGTTTTAAAAGTATTTTATCCATAA